The following coding sequences are from one Triticum dicoccoides isolate Atlit2015 ecotype Zavitan chromosome 4A, WEW_v2.0, whole genome shotgun sequence window:
- the LOC119287759 gene encoding oligosaccharyltransferase complex subunit ostc-like, producing MAPRSEHAGGSASAAAAAAAAAAQSHGSGLDSMDPFFHALRVVPFAFLQPPRTRLKLPSNLALPSPMVVFSLILFTYFAVVSGLVYDVIVEPPGIGSSQDPATGAVRPVVFLPGRVNGQYIIEGLSSGFMFLLGGVGVILLDLAVDRTRPRSLRVSFGGAGVAAIVIAYAMAMLFLRIKIPGYLW from the coding sequence ATGGCTCCCAGATCGGAGCACGCCGGCGGGAGCgcctcggcggcagcggcggcggcggccgcggccgccCAGAGCCACGGATCCGGGCTCGACTCCATGGACCCCTTCTTCCACGCGCTCCGCGtggtccccttcgccttcctccagCCGCCGCGCACCCGCCTGAAGCTGCCGTCCAACCTGGCGCTCCCGTCCCCGATGGTCGTCTTCTCCCTCATCCTGTTCACCTActtcgccgtcgtctccggcctcgTCTACGACGTCATCGTCGAGCCCCCGGGCATCGGCAGCTCGCAGGACCCGGCCACCGGCGCCGTccgccccgtcgtcttcctcccaggCCGCGTCAACGGCCAGTACATCATCGAGGGCCTCTCCTCCGGCTTCATGTTCCTCCTCGGGGGCGTCGGGGTCATCCTCCTCGATCTGGCGGTCGACCGCACCAGGCCCCGCAGCCTGCGCGTCTCCTTCGGCGGCGCCGgcgtcgccgccatcgtcatcgCCTACGCCATGGCCAtgctcttcctccgcatcaagatacccGGATACCTATGGTGA